A part of Leishmania panamensis strain MHOM/PA/94/PSC-1 chromosome 34 sequence genomic DNA contains:
- a CDS encoding hypothetical protein (TriTrypDB/GeneDB-style sysID: LpmP.34.0990), which produces MQARNMTRQAHLIDHVIHAVPVLIVHYCCKLKRQLATLPLLCFCDLLPSPGTADTRGSTGGAAAGAAAAAWLPTEERFEKLPAPDAAHLLLTRWMLAATESYIEKLFFDGSLVVRQLRSKRTPRRLLGWGLRLASHAVFDPLLLSIVVPMLLSWGATPLTGDALSLLPSPPPRVLFTVPGAIRGLMISTVGVITQRLVMPLASQLVDRAVLTVFEAVEYLLMRRYARWSDGEDEDDDYNGDDEENDDRASLASGVSEGAHSKQRVSASTAAITIDGDGPSGTATISAENRVQREQLQLRRERRERHKRRERRQAEREHAMKLAILRAIVYRVVASLAAQSFIDHPLSVLVELLRGRATLHLMGLLQPYATMTAASDGLSWANLWQYVLHLADENVTVRGAMKRGDADEGVPPLVTALRRAGRAIAQEVVVLTSSVLTTSGQTEAIATVQQRAAQTIAQGGIPSAADSADFMARTLLSLSPFYYGIQFTMIDKVLSFYMAVWTRLTKQ; this is translated from the coding sequence ATGCAGGCGAGGAACATGACGCGGCAGGCGCACCTCATTGACCACGTTATTCATGCTGTCCCAGTGCTCATTGTGCACTACTGCTGTAAACTGAAGCGGCAGCTGGCAactctgccactgctgtgctTCTGTGATTTACTACCGTCGCCTGGCACAGCGGACACGCGGGGCAGCaccggcggagctgctgctggtgccgcggcagcagcgtggctgcCCACGGAAGAACGGTTTGAGAAACTGCCGGCCCCGGACGCggcccacctcctcctcacgcgGTGGATGCTGGCGGCGACTGAGTCGTACATTGAGAAGCTCTTCTTCGACGGAAGTCTCGTGGTGCGGCAACTGCGCAGCAAGCGGACTCCGCGACGACTGCTAGGCTGGGGATTAAGACTTGCATCCCATGCCGTCTTTGATCCGCTTCTGCTGAGCATTGTGGTGCCGATGCTGCTCTCATGGGGCGCGACTCCCCTGACCGGCGACGCGTTATCTTTActgccatcaccgccgccgagaGTGCTCTTCACGGTGCCTGGTGCCATCCGTGGCCTCATGATAAGCACTGTGGGTGTAATAACTCAGCGGCTTGTGATGCCCCTCGCGAGTCAGCTGGTAGACCGAGCGGTGCTGACGGTCTTCGAGGCAGTCGAGTACCTCCTCATGCGCCGCTACGCGCGGTGGTCAGATGGCGAAGATGAGGACGATGACTACAACGGGGATGACGAGGAAAATGATGACCGCGCATCGCTCGCCTCGGGCGTTAGCGAAGGTGCGCACTCTAAGCAAAGGGTGAGCGCGTCGACCGCTGCCATCACCATCGATGGGGACGGGCCGAGCGGGACTGCCACAATCTCGGCAGAGAATCGCGTGCAGCGTGAGCAGCTTCAACTGCGGCGAGAGCGTCGCGAGCGCCATAAGCGACGTGAACGGCGGCAGGCCGAGCGGGAGCATGCCATGAAGTTGGCCATTCTTCGTGCTATCGTGTACCGCGTTGTAGCCTCTCTTGCGGCTCAGTCGTTCATTGATCATCCGCTTAGCGTGCTGGTGGAACTCTTGCGCGGCCGCGCGACGCTGCACCTCATGGGGCTCCTTCAACCATACGCGACCATGACGGCCGCAAGTGATGGACTGTCGTGGGCAAATCTATGGCAGTACGTTTTGCATCTGGCGGACGAAAATGTAACGGTGAGAGGCGCGATGAAACGAGGAGACGCCGACGAaggcgtgccgccgctggtaACGGCGCTTCGTCGCGCTGGTCGCGCCATTGCGCAGGAAGTGGTTGTACTGACTTCTAGTGTGCTGACGACCTCTGGGCAGACAGAAGCCATCGCGACAGTTCAGCAGCGTGCCGCACAAACCATCGCGCAGGGCGGCATTCCATCAGCGGCTGACAGCGCAGATTTCATGGCTCGCACCCTTTTGTCTCTTTCACCCTTCTATTACGGCATTCAGTTCACTATGATCGACAAAGTGCTGAGCTTCTACATGGCTGTGTGGACGCGGTTGACGAAGCAGTAG
- a CDS encoding hypothetical protein (TriTrypDB/GeneDB-style sysID: LpmP.34.0980), giving the protein MGWRNESGVGDASSPHRRRSHRSNRHNDEGGVGDCSDHHRHWPRDSDSLDDRHRGSHRHRRGSAEGRRGKNEATRSERVSRSHRRPRRERSDSDNEYDSLDDERLSRRWRRRHGQQRRERSQSEDDYMNNRHGRREKGKRHRDLSATDDDGLRQSRKYHRDSRPVVDELSHSSGDNAVADSSDSRAYRERPQAGNSATNPSHMASSTVDWSSRHRCQRMPGLAYDVDQQKRFLGFLDRRDASGSQAAAAAMKFTVGADGLVQMPPPPMLVRRQNRNRFGATDSNDGSGSGFRRQQQKQHRQRSTLSCAALPANAHGEDSNNSSVASHESLYNNPATTQLGILPDIIPPSNLYRVALYGVDLSLTASHLSSMVAQLLGGGVKPWRVRRPAREMLHAAVCYNHTAQQQPQYQQPLPAPLTSRKSAITNELFVSGTTLVNESANAASSSGVLGDPPGSITNTSHSIETSTIGVLLCESSIAEGGGVLPDAEDRKVTSGVLGSVAEKTSGVLQGEAGGQQMRKEGEENNESVPPDALSLPQPLQPATPAVYLPGLHDVNGPGGMVVLEFTEQKHALRSVQLLNGAYVNGRRVAASM; this is encoded by the coding sequence ATGGGGTGGAGAAATGAAAGCGGTGTGGGCGATGCATCctcgccgcaccgccgtcgcagtCATCGGTCCAACCGGCATAACGACGAGGGCGGCGTAGGCGACTGCAGCGACCATCATCGTCACTGGCCCCGCGACAGTGACTCACTCGATGACCGCCATCGCGGCTcgcatcgccatcgccgaggcagcgcggagggaagaaggggcaAAAATGAGGCCACGCGGTCGGAGCGAGTGTCACGATCTCACCGCCGCCCGCGACGAGAGCGCAGCGACAGTGACAACGAGTACGACAGCCTTGATGATGAGCGTCtctcgcggcggtggcggcggcgccacgggcagcagcgtcgcgaGCGCAGTCAAAGTGAAGATGATTATATGAACAACCGGCATGGTAgacgagaaaaggggaagcgGCATCGCGACCTTTCGGCGACAGACGACGACGGTCTTCGGCAAAGTCGGAAGTACCATCGTGACAGTCGACCGGTGGTCGACGAGCTGAGTCACAGCTCAGGCGACAACGCTGTCGCAGACTCGAGCGATTCCCGTGCCTACAGGGAACGCCCCCAGGCAGGCAACAGTGCGACCAATCCGAGTCACATGGCGAGCAGCACTGTGGACTGGAGCTCCCGTCACCGTTGTCAGCGCATGCCGGGTCTTGCATATGACGTGGATCAGCAGAAGCGTTTTCTAGGCTTTCTAGACCGCCGTGATGCGTCAGGCAGccaggcggcagcagcagcaatgaaGTTCACAGTTGGTGCAGACGGCCTTGTGCAGATGCCTCCACCACCCATGCTCGTGCGCCGCCAGAACCGTAACCGATTTGGTGCTACGGACAGCAATGatggaagcggcagcggctttcgccggcagcagcagaagcagcaccgtcaACGCAGCACGctcagctgcgcagctctaCCGGCAAACGCCCACGGCGAagacagcaacaacagctcTGTCGCATCGCACGAGTCGCTCTATAACAACCCCGCGACAACGCAGCTGGGCATTCTGCCGGACATCATTCCACCGTCCAACCTCTACCGTGTCGCACTCTACGGGGTGGACCTTTCGCTAACGGCCTCGCACCTAAGCTCGATggtggcacagctgctgggcGGTGGTGTGAAGCCGTGGCGTGTGCGCCGACCAGCGCGAGAGATGCTGCACGCTGCAGTATGCTACAATCACActgcgcagcaacagccacagTACCAGCAGCCGTTGCCTGCGCCATTGACATCACGCAAGAGCGCCATCACGAACGAATTATTTGTGTCTGGAACGACTCTTGTTAACGAATCTGCTAACGCAGCGTCTTCGTCGGGGGTGCTCGGTGACCCGCCGGGAAGTATAACCAACACCTCGCACAGCATCGAGACCTCAACGATCGGCGTGCTTTTATGCGAGTCATCCATCGCCGAGGGCGGGGGCGTGCTCCCTGACGCTGAGGACAGAAAAGTCACCTCAGGCGTACTGGGTAgtgtggcagagaagacCAGCGGCGTCTTGCAGGGCGAAGCAGGGGGCCAGCAGATGCgcaaggagggagaggaaaacaacgaAAGTGTGCCGCCGGATGCATTATCGCTTCCACAACCATTACAGCCGGCCACCCCTGCGGTCTACCTCCCTGGCTTGCACGACGTCAACGGTCCAGGTGGAATGGTGGTGCTCGAGTTTACTGAGCAGAAGCACGCGCTTCGCTCCGTGCAGCTTCTAAACGGCGCATACGTGAATGGTCGACGGGTGGCCGCATCCATGTAA
- a CDS encoding hypothetical protein (TriTrypDB/GeneDB-style sysID: LpmP.34.0950), giving the protein MCEPSHFKKRQDTESPVRPEAFPCNLDHYLHLSPSITLTSSMTDPATAPPQYTREFWIQHLQLAPHPEGGYYVEVTHSAHKVDNEAGNRRLAYTTIYFLCTTESPSHLHRLCSDETFIHHAGDPLQLHVILRDPQDENRIAVHPRAEPLAETDGADARPPYQIYRRVLLGARIERGEVLQYTVPAGAIFGCSVDTDSPDGKMGYSLVSCIVSPGFDFRDFELFTKAQLMELCPQHEAVIKEMALETIPN; this is encoded by the coding sequence ATGTGCGAACCCAGTCACTTCAAGAAACGACAGGACACAGAGAGTCCGGTACGCCCTGAGGCTTTCCCTTGCAATTTGGATCATTACCTCCACCTCTCACCTTCCATCACACTTACCTCATCAATGACCGACCCGGCaaccgcgccgccgcagtaTACGCGTGAATTTTGGAttcagcacctgcagctggcgccgcACCCGGAGGGTGGCTACTATGTCGAGGTGACACACAGCGCGCACAAGGTGGACAATGAGGCAGGCaaccgccgcctcgcctaCACGACCATTTACTTTCTCTGCACCACAGAGAGCCCCTCtcacctgcaccgcctctgctcAGACGAAACATTCATACACCACGCCGGCgacccgctgcagctgcacgtcATCCTCAGGGATCCGCAGGATGAGAACCGCATCGCCGTACATCCTCGCGCAGAACCACTTGCGGAGACGGACGGCGCAGATGCGCGGCCGCCGTACCAGATTTACCGCCGTGTTCTGCTTGGCGCGCGTATTGAGAGGGGTGAGGTACTGCAGTACACTGTCCCTGCAGGGGCCATCTTTGGCTGCTCTGTGGACACAGACAGTCCGGATGGAAAGATGGGCTACTCGCTTGTGAGCTGCATCGTGAGTCCTGGCTTCGATTTCCGCGATTTCGAACTATTCACAAAGGCGCAGTTGATGGAACTTTGCCCGCAGCACGAGGCGGTCATCAAAGAGATGGCCTTGGAGACGATACCGAACTAG
- a CDS encoding hypothetical protein (TriTrypDB/GeneDB-style sysID: LpmP.34.1000), with protein MPARALSFSASAKASHRIVFDSDDSTSSDGEGHKYDGDSLARDMTAAAERERRKNPHGESGRARLPRAHPLAPSSASTAKASSTAVPYKAEKMDLFGSDSSSSDAETEEEAKDATMPGKEKSRLQTSTTAPAPPSSAAAYVRGKTDDSASKTAHVHGLDLQRVKDSKGVRKDPLTRSTTKNDDAKDSDGKEIGLHINKAYAARYEEKKRKQELHTLAEKYRGKLGKATALGFDSDDEKSEHASSDGEEFEEDDDAVLLTHENNLSFAKALLAVRKATVPLRVSSSAKRDKTVATGSAARGEGSPPSPTYADTTVEALLPKEELLKQRFFPPPEEQIRVNTDVFERRMAQKRRKGAGKDKFTLSDEYKRALKATAESEDAVVGASDEEDKHDGLRKLRPQNAEEAKLRAAFLRDVEDSANTFEVVRGATSAYASAPVAATSDEDSADEDDRQRVASEEEKQLLEEAFALSMSAAGARKSGRKEEQCASGDGDGAASRDDNEHDSEAFLRDFFIQELWRPGAARKRAKAHKATADGGKEAVDSDEEAKGEDSAGSYYDRLAQLAREEEDEAFFSNAEVWEREYQERKYRHQEAEEEAANGGASAAHVQTYPRPIGEAATGLLRKPDTARKDARQRRRERAEVARAQQIEELKRLKHLKRKEIEDQRALIASVAGLKTSTAERFGEEEEAQLAKLKAVWSDKALDAPFDPAEFDRKMAQLFDGDYYDERNVDEDEIAYFDEELDKESDEDDNGTAEAVQSVEAPTLFTANSLEEAQSMMSAVSAAKAKKKSKSAKAFFDDDFGPSSGASASDALSLLYPSHALQQLEKERQQLNDLAASSTGKSETNAELLERLQASLKQKEEEYYQLHRNAGATSSDSAGAGVRGGFRYREVPPEDFTLSIEEILALDDRQLNTIAPMNCYAAYLDKDSNERDRRRIERRRQKGFRQLDSDRTSRRYGNVKSTALLNPEQINDEEGEAIAANLSKRLREEGEDPDAPLETPNYARGRGHSRVGAPVGSSHYTSSSRSKWSCTEGRGRASDRGRSRGRGGPFSIRPRR; from the coding sequence ATGCCGGCTAGAGCCTtgtccttctccgcctcggcgAAGGCGTCGCACCGCATTGTGTTTGACTCGGACGACTCGACCTCGAGTGATGGGGAAGGCCACAAGTATGACGGTGACTCGCTCGCGCGAGATATGACAGCCGCGGCAGAACGGGAGCGTCGCAAGAACCCGCACGGGGAGAGCGGTCGCGCCAGGCTGCCTCGTGCGCACCCACTCGCTCCGTCAAGCGCATCCACTGCCAAGGCGTCATCGACCGCGGTGCCGTACAAGGCAGAAAAGATGGACCTGTTCGGCAGcgactcctcctcgtccgaTGCGGaaacagaggaagaagcgaaagacgCTACCATGCCAGGAAAGGAAAAGTCGCGCCTGCAAACCTCTACGACCGCGCCAgcgcccccttcctccgcgGCAGCCTACGTACGTGGCAAAACAGATGACTCCGCAAGCAAAACGGCCCACGTGCATGGCCTCGACTTGCAGAGAGTCAAGGACAGCAAAGGAGTCAGGAAAGATCCTCTGACAAGGAGCACTACGAAGAATGACGACGCGAAAGACAGCGATGGCAAGGAAATCGGGCTGCACATCAACAAAGCGTACGCGGCTCGTTacgaggaaaagaagcgcaagcAAGAACTCCACACACTGGCGGAGAAGTACAGGGGAAAGCTAGGCAAGGCCACTGCTCTCGGCTTCGACAGTGACGACGAAAAGAGTGAGCATGCCAGTTCTGATGGCGAGGAGTTCGAGGAAGATGACGATGCGGTGCTTCTCACCCATGAGAACAACCTCAGCTTTGCCAAGGCTCTGTTGGCGGTGCGCAAGGCTACGGTGCCGCTCCGTGTCAGCAGTAGCGCCAAGAGAGACAAAACGGTGGCGACCGGCTCTGCTGCACGCGGTGAGGGGTCTCCCCCGTCACCCACCTACGCCGACACCACTGTGGAAGCCCTACTGCCAAAGGAAGAGCTCCTCAAGCAGcgcttcttccctcctcctgaAGAGCAAATTCGTGTGAACACTGACGTCTTTGAGCGACGCATGGCGCAGAAGCGGCGCAAGGGTGCAGGCAAGGATAAGTTCACTCTCTCTGACGAGTACAAGCGCGCCCTCAAGGCCACTGCTGAGTCGGAGGATGCCGTGGTGGGCGCCTCCGACGAGGAAGACAAGCACGACGGGCTGCGAAAGCTGCGACCTCAGAACGCAGAGGAAGCAAAGCTCCGCGCCGCTTTCCTGCGTGATGTGGAGGACAGCGCCAACACCTTTGAAGTGGTCCGCGGTGCCACCTCGGCATACGCGTCGGCACCAGTGGCAGCCACTAGCGACGAGGACAGCGCAGACGAAGATGACCGGCAGCGCGTGGccagtgaggaagagaagcagtTGCTGGAAGAGGCGTTTGCGCTGAGCATGTCCGCCGCCGGTGCAAGGAAAAgcgggaggaaggaggaacagtgcgccagcggcgacggcgacggcgcggcAAGTAGAGATGACAACGAACATGATAGCGAAGCGTTCCTGCGCGACTTCTTCATCCAGGAGCTCTGGCGCCCTGGCGCGGCTCGGAAAAGGGCCAAGGCGCACAAAGCCACTGCCGACGGTGGCAAGGAGGCCGtggacagcgacgaggaggccaAAGGAGAAGACTCAGCCGGCTCATACTATGACCGCCTCGCCCAGCTCGcccgagaggaggaggacgaagcGTTCTTCAGCAATGCTGAGGTGTGGGAGCGGGAATACCAAGAGAGGAAGTACCGCCACCAggaagcggaagaagaagcagccaacggcggcgcgtcagcagcgcacgtGCAGACGTATCCTCGTCCTATTGGTGAGGCCGCCACGGGGCTGCTTCGCAAGCCGGATACCGCACGCAAGGAcgcacgacagcggcgccgtgagcgcgcagaggtggcacgcgcgcagcagaTTGAGGAACTGAAGCGTCTGAAGCACCTGAAGCGGAAGGAGATCGAGGATCAGCGTGCCCTCATCGCCTCCGTCGCGGGCCTGAAAACATCGACCGCCGAGAGGtttggggaggaggaggaggctcaACTGGCAAAGCTCAAGGCGGTGTGGTCGGACAAGGCCCTCGACGCACCGTTCGACCCGGCGGAGTTCGACCGCAAGATGGCGCAGCTCTTCGATGGCGATTACTACGACGAAAGGAAcgtcgacgaggacgagatTGCATACTTTGACGAAGAGCTCGACAAGGAGTCTGACGAGGACGACAATGGCACGGCAGAAGCCGTCCAATCGGTCGAGGCACCCACACTGTTTACGGCGAactcgctggaggaggcacagTCAATGATGTCGGCCGTCTCGGCggcaaaggcaaagaagaaaagtaaGAGCGCAAAGGCCTTCTTCGACGATGACTTCGGACCCTCATCGGGAGCCAGTGCCAGTGATgcgctctcccttctctaCCCGTCACATGcattgcagcagctggagaaggagcggcagcagctgaatgACCTGGCCGCCTCCTCTACCGGAAAAAGCGAGACCAACgctgagctgctggagcgcctGCAAGCGTCTCTGAAacagaaggaagaagagtaCTATCAGCTGCACCGCAACGCCGGTGCAACGTCGTCGGAcagcgcaggcgcaggcgtCAGAGGTGGCTTCCGGTACCGTGAGGTCCCTCCAGAGGACTTCACACTGTCTATCGAGGAAATCTTGGCACTCGATGATCGGCAGCTGAACACAATTGCCCCCATGAACTGCTATGCGGCTTACCTCGACAAGGACAGCAACGAGCGGGATCGACGTCGCATTGAGCGCCGCCGGCAGAAGGGGTTTCGACAGCTGGACTCCGACCGCACCTCGCGACGCTATGGAAACGTGAAGAGCACTGCTCTATTGAACCCAGAACAGATAAACGATGAGGAGGGTGAGGCGATTGCAGCAAACTTGTCGAAGCGCCTGCGCGAGGAGGGTGAAGACCCCGATGCGCCGCTGGAGACGCCAAACTACGCGCGTGGCCGAGGCCACAGTAGAGTTGGCGCACCGGTGGGCTCATCGCATTACACGTCGTCTTCTCGAAGCAAGTGGTCATGCACAGAAGGCCGCGGACGTGCCAGTGACCGTGGTCGCAGCCGCGGCCGAGGGGGGCCTTTTTCCATCCGTCCGCGGCGGTAG
- a CDS encoding hypothetical protein (TriTrypDB/GeneDB-style sysID: LpmP.34.0960), whose protein sequence is MASQSHMAMSKHTEAVAEHHKRIFQAAGDNNEEEKHILAGRYKTKLCKNYVAKGECPYDVRCMFAHGEEELRTTDDNIRDGLTTEEAIKGFQRQQNQAKRRAAFATGREHNSHDHHSSHSHIVRTASHRNGYEVEEASENDEVCRNHHRHHSLCLLRQHESVSTPQQQQQQQQQFQLQSVMTQCYTHNPYVFDLIPSAARLFPVYREMIEEGCWYEEESVPAPEDYYFPSSDMMMPLVPSLVTQQYPQYPHTQCGKQFETGASVSNYTGEEVMYGHCESSASSMYRSMARCTAAELPSNSDIPAMVMEP, encoded by the coding sequence ATGGCAAGCCAATCGCACATGGCCATGTCCAAGCACACCGAAGCCGTTGCGGAGCATCACAAACGCATCTTCCAGGCTGCCGGCGAcaacaacgaggaggagaagcacatTCTTGCCGGTCGCTACAAGACGAAGCTGTGCAAAAACTACGTGGCGAAGGGCGAGTGCCCTTACGATGTGCGCTGCATGTTCGCTCACGGTGAAGAAGAACTACGTACAACAGACGATAACATCCGAGACGGCCTGACCACCGAAGAGGCGATCAAGGGCTTCCAGCGTCAGCAGAACCAAGCgaagcgccgcgctgcgtTTGCCACCGGCCGCGAGCACAACAGCCAcgaccaccacagcagccacagccacatCGTACGTACCGCGTCCCATCGAAATGGGtatgaggtggaggaggcttCGGAAAACGATGAGGTGTGCCGCaaccaccatcgccaccacagccTGTGCCTGCTCCGCCAGCACGAGTCCGTGTCTActccccagcagcagcagcagcagcagcagcagttccaGTTGCAGAGCGTGATGACGCAGTGCTACACGCACAACCCGTACGTCTTCGATCTCATCCCCTCTGCGGCACGTCTGTTCCCAGTCTACCGCGAGATGATCGAGGAGGGCTGCTGGTACGAGGAGGAATCCGTACCTGCTCCGGAAGACTACTACTTCCCGTCTTCAGATATGATGATGCCGCTTGTGCCGAGCTTGGTGACGCAGCAGTATCCGCAGTacccgcacacgcagtgCGGCAAGCAGTTTGAGACGGGCGCCTCCGTCAGCAACTACACCGGTGAGGAGGTCATGTACGGCCACTGCGAATCCTCAGCTAGCTCGATGTACCGCTCGATGGCGCGCTGCACGGCTGCTGAGCTCCCCAGCAACTCCGACATTCCGGCCATGGTGATGGAGCCTTAA
- a CDS encoding protein kinase, putative (TriTrypDB/GeneDB-style sysID: LpmP.34.0970), translating into MTLLPPKMNVPATPALDGVDIHTLYDVSQGKVLGKGGFSEVLAVRHIPTGKIRALKVMTRASLVGKKGEMVAHEKEILRRTCHPGIITLHEAVQTSDKVYFALDLMNEDLFEFIVRNKAINEELSRAIMHQLMSGIAYLHEQSIVHRDIKPENILINVVMMNDEVKSQGTSSTSTAHNDAESPTHAEGLQVMTDVNSFPLDKLNVEVKIADFGLAKVVMEWDVRSTPCGTSFYIAPEVIRGIEEQGAKPLCTNQLLVKSVDVWSAGVVFYVLLCGRPPFHGQVRTGHDRRDLLRKIDHGVLFNPKHGWDNISEEAKNLILKMLDRDTSKRITSEEVLRHPFFTNHGYLKPTPAPDPHSRIAQMHQRSQKTKVVGVVAQSDEAHGTTPTPLSVPDGPQGAAHPSPAGSLGKVHSSSSTGSFLTSIKDFFGHRSKHMSDVSKEDRQRMRAELAELQADVIAEDDKEGEVTSYKPSMPVKEAKPTRIAVMNMKAKVGPNALRK; encoded by the coding sequence ATGACACTTCTTCCACCCAAGATGAACGTTCCGGCGACGCCGGCGCTTGACGGTGTCGACATCCACACTCTCTATGACGTCAGTCAGGGCAAGGTCCTCGGTAAAGGGGGCTTCTCCGAGGTGTTGGCAGTGCGCCACATCCCGACTGGCAAGATACGCGCCTTGAAGGTGATGACGCGCGCGTCGTTGGTCGGGAAGAAAGGTGAAATGGTAGCACACGAGAAGGAGATTCTACGCCGCACCTGCCACCCCGGCATCATCACGCTGCACGAGGCGGTTCAGACCTCTGACAAGGTGTACTTCGCCCTCGACCTCATGAACGAAGACCTGTTTGAGTTTATTGTGCGTAACAAGGCCATCAATGAGGAACTCTCGCGCGCCATCATGCACCAGCTGATGTCTGGCATTGCCTACTTGCATGAGCAGAGTATTGTGCACCGTGACATTAAGCCAGAGAACATCCTCATCAACGTCGTCATGATGAACGACGAGGTCAAAAGCCAGGGCACCTCTTCCACGAGCACAGCCCACAATGATGCAGAGTCGCCGACGCACGCGGAGGGACTTCAGGTGATGACCGACGTTAACAGCTTTCCGCTGGACAAGCTGAATGTGGAAGTGAAGATCGCGGACTTTGGTCTTGCCAAGGTTGTCATGGAGTGGGACGTGCGCAGTACTCCATGTGGTACATCCTTCTACATTGCGCCCGAGGTCATCCGCGGCATTGAAGAGCAAGGTGCCAAGCCGCTCTGCACGAACCAGCTACTTGTCAAGAGCGTGGATGTGTGGTCTGCCGGTGTAGTATTCTAtgtgcttctctgcggcCGGCCCCCGTTTCATGGTCAGGTGCGCACCGGGCATGACCGCCGCGACCTCCTCCGCAAGATTGACCACGGTGTCCTCTTCAATCCAAAGCATGGATGGGATAACATCTCCGAAGAGGCGAAGAACCTGATCCTGAAGATGCTCGACCGAGACACCTCAAAGCGGATCACCTctgaggaggtgctgcgacACCCCTTCTTCACTAACCACGGCTATCTGAAGCCCACCCCGGCCCCTGACCCGCACTCCCGCATTGCGCAAATGCATCAGCGCTCTCAAAAGACGAAAGTGGTCGGCGTTGTCGCGCAGTCGGACGAGGCCCACGGCACGACCCCGACACCCTTATCCGTCCCAGATGGTCCTCAGGGAGCGGCCCACCCATCCCCTGCGGGGTCCTTAGGCAAGgttcacagcagcagcagcacggggAGCTTCCTCACAAGCATTAAGGACTTCTTCGGTCACCGCTCGAAGCACATGTCAGACGTCTCGAAGGAGGATCGGCAGCGCATGCGCGCTGAGTTGGCAGAGCTACAGGCAGACGTGATCGCCGAGGATGACAAGGAGGGCGAAGTGACCTCCTACAAGCCCTCAATGCCGGTGAAGGAAGCGAAACCCACACGGATAGCTGTGATGAACATGAAGGCAAAGGTGGGTCCCAACGCTCTGCGCAAGTGA